The genomic window TATTCTATTCTTTCCTTGAAGCACTTATTCTTGTTCGTATTATCGTTGAAGACTAAGTTAGCTCAATTTTGATCTTAAACAGTCTGTTTGCAACTTAGCTGACTTTCAGTCGCATGATTGTGCTGTTAACATGTCTTACATTTCGCCTCCTTAGGATTGTTTCGGAAGACCGATAGCAAGTGCTCCAGATGCTTGGTTTGATGTAGTGGAGCGCTACTCCAATGACAATAATAAAACATTGAAGTGAGGCTTCTGATGTGCTTTCACTTTTCAATCCTATTTGAAGCTCCCTTTAACTTATTCTACAGCCATTTGTTGTATAACTTTGTTTTATTACCGCATTTGTACAATACACAGAAGATATGGAATCTAAAATTTGTTCTTCTTAGGTGAATGATTGGGATAAACAGTTTGATTGCTAAATATCAATGTCATAAGCTTACGCTGACTATTGTTTTCTTGCTTACAGGCGAACTGACAAGATAAGTAGGTGTCTTAACTTGGGATCATACAATTATCTTGGCTTCGCAGCAGCCGATGAATATTGCACGCCCCGTGTAATTGATTCATTATGTAGATTTTCGGCAAGCACTTGTAGTACCCGTGTTGAAGGAGgtatacatttttaattttgtgCTGTAGTCTGTTTGGTCACACACCCAGTTATCTGAAATCTttgcctttcctttttcctaCCAGGAACTACAACACTGCATAAAGAACTGGAGGAATGTGTTGCGAATTTTGTTGGGAAGCCTGCTGCTGTAGTCTTCGGCATGGGCTATGTGACAAACTCTGCTATTCTTCCTGTCATAATTGGAAGGGTATAAACACAATGTTAGCTTGAGTGTacatgtgaaaatttcatatataaactttCTTCTGGTCATTTCTCTCTGattattgtcattattatttttctttgcatatacccacaGGGAGGATTAATTATTAGTGATTCATTAAACCACAACTCTATTGTCAATGGTGCTCGAGGCTCAGGAGCTACTATCCGAGTTTTTCAACATAATAGTAAGTTGTATGTGGTATTTGGAACTTAATAAACTTATTGATGTATAATGATACTGATATAAGTAAATTACTCTTTCTATTTAGCTCCTTCTCATTTGGAAAAAGTTCTGAGAGAACAAATTGCTGACGGACAGCCCAGGACACATAGGCCATGGAAGAAGATAATTGTTGTCGTGGAGGGTATTTATAGTATGGAAGGCGAACTTTGTAAGCTCCCTGAGATTATTGCCATATGCAAGAAGTACAAGGTAATGCCAGTTGATATAACgatcatttttttatgattatactTTTAGCTCGTCCTAGTTTCCTTTTCTTCGCTCAATTAAAGATCAATTaataaatggaaaagaaaaaaaaatgaaataatttagaGCTGTTAGACACTAAACAAGGTTGAGTTACCTTCACATGGAAACAGCTAATTCTACATATATCttgttttataatgatttcctacaaTTACATAGACTTGTCCGACTACTTTTGTAATGCATTTTCTTACATAATTTTGTTTCTAGACCTAAATCTTGTGTGTTCATCTCCCCTTTGTTTCAGGCTTATGTTTATTTGGATGAGGCTCATAGCATTGGGGCTGTGGGAAAAACTGGAAGAGGCGTATGTGAACTCTTAGGAGTGGACACTGCTGATGTGGATATCATGATGGGAACTTTTACAAAATCTTTTGGGTCTTGTGGTGGTTATATTGCTGGATCCAAGGTTTGTTGCTTTGCTAATTGCTAATGTCTCTGGATCTTTTAAAAGTCACCTCGGATAGTTGTCATTTTTGTTATGTTCCATTAATTGTCAAGCTCAATTTGGATGGTCGCATGAATTGGTCCTACAAATCTCATAAATAATACGTTCCCATGTCGATTCAGGAACTTATACAATATCTTAAGTACACATGTCCTGCTCATCTATATGCAACATCAATATCACCTCCAGCTGCACAGCAAATTATATCTTCAATAAAGGTTATTCTTGGAGAGGATGGTTCTAGCAGAGGTAGGATATCACGTTTTCTCTCTCTAAGACTATTTAACTTCTGTTGTGCTTTTCACATTTGGATCATCAGTTCTCTTTGTGATGACTTGAGGAGgcttttttgtattaatttaggCGCTCAAAAACTCGCAAGGATACGTGAGAATAGCAACTTTTTCAGGTCAGAACTACAAAAAATGGGTTTTGAGGTCCTTGGAGACAATGATTCCCCTATAATGCCTATAATGCTTTACAATCCGGCAAAAATCCCTGCATTTTCTCGAGAGTGCCTTAAACAAAATGTGAGCTGCATCCAATTTGAGCTGTACATGAAATTGCATCGTAATATCTGCCATTCATTATTTTCATGTTCACAGCGCATGCATCACTCTGTACAAGGTGTTCTGACCAGTTATTGAAAATGTCCTGCTGTCACAGGTTGCTGTTGTTACAGTTGCTTTCCCTGCCACCCCACTACTTTTAGCCAGGGCACGTATTTGCATTTCTGCCTCGCACACCAAGGAAGACCTTCTTAAAGCGCTAGAGGTAATTACCCAATCTGCTTCCTTCTTCCCTGACTGTATATCGGAGATCTTAAATAGAGTGCAGTATGTAAGGGTTTCAAAGTGTTATCCGATATTGTTAATGATAATATCTTTCATGGCAGGTTATTAGTCAGGTTGGTGATATGGTGGGCATAAAATACTTCCCTGCAGAGCCTAAGAAGCAGCAGCAGGACCAGCAACAGCAGCAGCCCGGGAAAGACACAATCAAGTTGGACTGAAGGGTTTTCGAAACAGGCTGAAGTTGAATTGCTTGCTTTGATTCTAGCAGGTACCGTAAAATTGATGTTTAAATAGGAATTCTTCGTCAGC from Gossypium hirsutum isolate 1008001.06 chromosome D12, Gossypium_hirsutum_v2.1, whole genome shotgun sequence includes these protein-coding regions:
- the LOC107944555 gene encoding long chain base biosynthesis protein 2a isoform X1; amino-acid sequence: MITIPYLTALTTYFSYGLLFAFGQFRDFFRNIFDWWHASNLEGYAPICLGLEDFYIRRLYLRIQDCFGRPIASAPDAWFDVVERYSNDNNKTLKRTDKISRCLNLGSYNYLGFAAADEYCTPRVIDSLCRFSASTCSTRVEGGTTTLHKELEECVANFVGKPAAVVFGMGYVTNSAILPVIIGRGGLIISDSLNHNSIVNGARGSGATIRVFQHNTPSHLEKVLREQIADGQPRTHRPWKKIIVVVEGIYSMEGELCKLPEIIAICKKYKAYVYLDEAHSIGAVGKTGRGVCELLGVDTADVDIMMGTFTKSFGSCGGYIAGSKELIQYLKYTCPAHLYATSISPPAAQQIISSIKVILGEDGSSRGAQKLARIRENSNFFRSELQKMGFEVLGDNDSPIMPIMLYNPAKIPAFSRECLKQNVAVVTVAFPATPLLLARARICISASHTKEDLLKALEVISQVGDMVGIKYFPAEPKKQQQDQQQQQPGKDTIKLD
- the LOC107944555 gene encoding long chain base biosynthesis protein 2a isoform X2, whose product is MITIPYLTALTTYFSYGLLFAFGQFRDFFRNIFDWWHASNLEGYAPICLGLEDFYIRRLYLRIQDCFGRPIASAPDAWFDVVERYSNDNNKTLKRTDKISRCLNLGSYNYLGFAAADEYCTPRVIDSLCRFSASTCSTRVEGGTTTLHKELEECVANFVGKPAAVVFGMGYVTNSAILPVIIGRGGLIISDSLNHNSIVNGARGSGATIRVFQHNTPSHLEKVLREQIADGQPRTHRPWKKIIVVVEGIYSMEGELCKLPEIIAICKKYKAYVYLDEAHSIGAVGKTGRGVCELLGVDTADVDIMMGTFTKSFGSCGGYIAGSKELIQYLKYTCPAHLYATSISPPAAQQIISSIKVILGEDGSSRGCCCYSCFPCHPTTFSQGTYLHFCLAHQGRPS